A single genomic interval of Agromyces cerinus harbors:
- a CDS encoding CinA family protein, whose translation MPRATEDSAARLIAVLTERGLRVAVAESLTGGLVVAELTSVPGASVVVAGGVVAYDTAVKRSVLGVDAELLAAEGAVHPEVARQMADRVRVALAVDGRAAELGIATTGVAGPTDQDGRPVGTVFVGLAFDGRVEAIELPLLQGTRAEIRAATVQAAIEAALVRIQRA comes from the coding sequence ATGCCTCGTGCCACCGAAGACTCGGCAGCCCGGCTCATCGCCGTGCTCACCGAGCGCGGCCTCAGGGTCGCGGTCGCGGAGTCGCTGACGGGCGGACTCGTGGTCGCCGAGCTCACGAGCGTGCCCGGGGCATCCGTCGTGGTCGCCGGCGGGGTCGTCGCGTACGACACCGCGGTGAAGCGATCGGTGCTGGGCGTCGACGCCGAGCTGCTCGCCGCCGAGGGGGCGGTGCACCCCGAGGTCGCCCGGCAGATGGCCGATCGCGTGCGCGTCGCGCTCGCGGTCGACGGGCGAGCGGCCGAGCTCGGCATCGCGACCACCGGGGTCGCCGGACCGACCGATCAGGACGGACGGCCGGTCGGCACCGTCTTCGTCGGCCTCGCGTTCGACGGCCGGGTCGAGGCGATCGAGCTCCCGCTGCTGCAGGGCACCCGGGCGGAGATCCGCGCCGCGACCGTGCAGGCCGCGATCGAGGCGGCGCTCGTCAGGATCCAGCGCGCCTGA
- the pgsA gene encoding CDP-diacylglycerol--glycerol-3-phosphate 3-phosphatidyltransferase yields the protein MTSSAGTPARSANWNLPNAITVVRILMAPLVFWLLLADAGADGPMRWWGAVIFIVAISTDWVDGWLARSRGLVTDLGKILDPIADKLLTSGALICLSILGELWWWVTIVIVVREVGITVWRLVELRRGNVVPASSGGKLKTLAQSVAISLALVPLWTIVGDWIYWLNWATMAVALVLTLWSGLLYVRDAVRLARAPRDAS from the coding sequence ATGACCTCTTCCGCCGGCACCCCCGCGCGATCGGCGAACTGGAACCTTCCGAACGCGATCACCGTCGTCCGCATCCTCATGGCTCCGCTGGTCTTCTGGCTGCTCCTCGCCGACGCGGGAGCCGACGGCCCGATGCGCTGGTGGGGCGCCGTGATCTTCATCGTCGCGATCTCGACCGACTGGGTCGACGGGTGGCTCGCTCGCTCCCGCGGTCTGGTCACCGACCTCGGCAAGATCCTCGACCCGATCGCCGACAAACTCCTCACGAGCGGCGCCCTGATCTGCCTCTCGATCCTCGGCGAACTGTGGTGGTGGGTCACGATCGTCATCGTGGTGCGCGAGGTGGGCATCACCGTGTGGCGCCTCGTCGAGCTGCGCCGCGGTAACGTGGTGCCCGCGTCGTCCGGCGGCAAGCTCAAGACCCTCGCGCAGTCGGTCGCGATCTCACTCGCGCTCGTGCCGCTGTGGACGATCGTCGGCGACTGGATCTACTGGCTCAATTGGGCGACGATGGCGGTCGCCCTCGTGCTCACCCTGTGGTCGGGTCTGCTCTACGTGCGCGACGCCGTGCGCCTCGCACGAGCGCCCCGCGACGCGAGCTGA
- a CDS encoding DNA translocase FtsK, which translates to MATSTRSNGRASGASSRASSARTAPTKKLPAASTRGTAAKKPPAAPEGPNILVRAWMGLAHLTGGAARALGPETLSKEERRDGLPFFIVVLAIIGAVIEWFLINEPVAQTLDSWTFGGLFGRVAFALPVVMLLFAVWLFRHPSSVHDNTRIGIGLGLLLLTVSALCDIFGGQPEPRDGMAVLARAGGILGWLVAAPLIALITEAGAAVVVIVLLVLSLLIITKTPPNRIPARFRELYEWLFGATHDEPVTEVGPKPTKRERKKSVQTELDGIDALGDAEEPKGGMLPWWRRNDSNREEDPAFEATGVEGLTEVFGAGSAAGSFETPLEGVGQTSYNTEVLGDLERAESALQQFTGDVPRGGTGLRGDDAGATNVLAAFDVASDAGDAGALPGAGAPESSEFDAEASSEPDRPYSLPAASTLAAGAPAKKRSQANDDVVRQITGVLEQFGVDAKVTGFSRGPTVTQYEIELGPGVKVERVTALSKNLAYAVASNEVRILSPIPGKSAIGIEIPNADREIVTLGDVLRSGNAANATHSMTIGVGKDVGGGYVVANLAKMPHLLVAGSTGSGKSSFVNSMITSLLMRAKPSDVRMVLIDPKRVELAPYAGVPHLITPIITNPKKAAEALSWVVKEMDMRYDDLASFGFRHIDDFNKAVVGGEIVLPAGSERKLKPYPYLLVVVDELADLMMVAPRDVEDSIVRITQLARASGIHLVLATQRPSVDVVTGLIKANVPSRLAFAVTSVTDSRVILDQPGADKLIGQGDALFLPMGASKPLRVQGAWVSEDEIERVVKHVTRQARPEYRQDVAESAPRKEIDSDIGDDLELLLAAAELVVSTQFGSTSMLQRKLRVGFAKAGRLMDLLESREIVGPSEGSKARDVLVTAEQLPGVLARLRGEEPAAAPATRPAAAAAPAPAQTGPLGGGIAPTEAYDAPDARYEDPVARMSEGLPEVEGDTDEDAWGLTGRD; encoded by the coding sequence ATGGCTACGAGCACCAGGTCGAATGGGCGTGCCTCGGGCGCGTCCTCGCGTGCTTCGAGTGCCCGCACCGCGCCCACGAAGAAGCTGCCGGCGGCGAGCACCCGTGGCACGGCCGCCAAGAAGCCGCCCGCGGCGCCCGAGGGGCCGAACATCCTCGTCCGCGCGTGGATGGGACTCGCCCACCTCACCGGTGGCGCTGCGCGCGCGCTCGGACCCGAGACGCTCTCGAAGGAGGAGCGTCGCGACGGCCTGCCATTCTTCATCGTCGTGCTCGCGATCATCGGCGCGGTGATCGAGTGGTTCCTCATCAACGAGCCCGTCGCCCAGACGCTCGACTCATGGACCTTCGGCGGGCTCTTCGGCCGCGTGGCCTTCGCCCTGCCCGTCGTGATGCTGCTCTTCGCGGTCTGGCTGTTCCGGCACCCGAGCTCCGTGCACGACAACACGCGCATCGGCATCGGGCTCGGCCTCCTGCTCCTGACCGTCTCCGCCCTCTGCGACATCTTCGGCGGCCAGCCCGAGCCGCGCGACGGCATGGCGGTGCTCGCCCGTGCCGGCGGCATCCTCGGTTGGCTGGTGGCCGCGCCGCTCATCGCGCTCATCACCGAGGCCGGCGCCGCCGTGGTCGTCATCGTGCTGCTCGTGCTGTCGCTGCTCATCATCACGAAGACCCCGCCGAACCGCATCCCGGCGCGCTTCCGCGAACTCTACGAGTGGCTCTTCGGCGCGACGCACGACGAACCGGTGACCGAGGTCGGCCCGAAGCCGACCAAGCGCGAGCGCAAGAAGTCGGTGCAGACCGAACTCGACGGCATCGACGCCCTCGGCGACGCCGAGGAGCCGAAGGGCGGCATGCTGCCGTGGTGGCGCCGCAATGACTCCAACCGTGAAGAGGATCCAGCATTCGAGGCCACCGGCGTCGAGGGCCTCACCGAGGTGTTCGGGGCGGGATCGGCAGCAGGCAGCTTCGAGACGCCCCTCGAGGGCGTCGGCCAGACCAGCTACAACACCGAGGTGCTCGGCGACCTCGAGCGCGCCGAGTCGGCGCTGCAGCAGTTCACGGGCGACGTGCCGCGCGGCGGCACCGGACTCCGCGGTGACGACGCCGGGGCCACGAACGTGCTCGCCGCGTTCGATGTCGCGAGCGACGCGGGCGATGCGGGCGCGCTGCCGGGCGCCGGCGCACCCGAGTCGTCGGAGTTCGATGCGGAGGCGTCATCCGAACCCGATCGCCCCTACAGCCTCCCCGCGGCGTCGACGCTCGCGGCCGGCGCACCTGCCAAGAAGCGCTCGCAGGCCAACGACGACGTCGTGCGCCAGATCACCGGCGTGCTCGAGCAGTTCGGCGTCGATGCGAAGGTCACGGGCTTCTCCCGCGGCCCGACCGTGACGCAGTACGAGATCGAACTCGGCCCGGGCGTCAAGGTCGAGCGCGTCACGGCGCTGTCGAAGAACCTCGCCTATGCCGTCGCCTCGAACGAGGTGCGCATCCTCTCGCCGATCCCCGGCAAGAGCGCGATCGGCATCGAGATCCCCAATGCCGACCGCGAGATCGTCACCCTCGGCGACGTGCTGCGCTCCGGCAACGCCGCGAACGCGACGCACTCCATGACGATCGGCGTCGGCAAAGACGTCGGCGGCGGCTACGTCGTCGCGAACCTCGCGAAGATGCCGCACCTCCTGGTGGCCGGCTCCACAGGCTCGGGCAAGTCGAGCTTCGTGAACTCGATGATCACCTCCCTCCTGATGCGGGCGAAGCCCTCCGATGTGCGCATGGTGCTCATCGACCCGAAGCGCGTCGAGCTCGCCCCGTACGCCGGCGTGCCGCACCTCATCACGCCCATCATCACGAACCCGAAGAAGGCCGCCGAGGCGCTCTCGTGGGTCGTGAAGGAGATGGACATGCGGTACGACGACCTCGCGTCGTTCGGCTTCCGCCACATCGACGACTTCAACAAGGCCGTCGTGGGCGGCGAGATCGTGCTGCCCGCCGGCTCCGAGCGCAAGCTCAAGCCGTACCCGTACCTGCTCGTCGTCGTCGACGAGCTCGCCGACCTCATGATGGTCGCCCCGCGCGACGTCGAGGACTCGATCGTGCGCATCACGCAGCTCGCCCGCGCCTCCGGCATCCACCTCGTGCTCGCGACCCAGCGACCGTCGGTCGACGTGGTCACGGGCCTCATCAAGGCCAACGTGCCGTCGCGTCTCGCGTTCGCGGTCACGAGCGTCACCGACTCGCGAGTCATCCTCGACCAGCCGGGCGCCGACAAGCTCATCGGGCAGGGCGACGCGCTCTTCCTGCCGATGGGGGCATCGAAGCCGCTCCGCGTGCAGGGCGCCTGGGTGAGCGAAGACGAGATCGAGCGGGTCGTCAAGCACGTGACCCGGCAGGCTCGTCCCGAGTACCGGCAGGATGTCGCGGAATCCGCTCCCCGCAAAGAGATCGACTCCGACATCGGCGACGACCTCGAGCTGCTGCTCGCCGCCGCCGAGCTCGTGGTGTCGACCCAGTTCGGCTCGACGTCGATGCTGCAGCGCAAGCTCCGCGTCGGCTTCGCGAAGGCCGGCCGCCTCATGGACCTGCTCGAGTCGCGAGAGATCGTCGGCCCGTCCGAGGGCTCGAAGGCGCGCGACGTGCTCGTGACCGCCGAGCAGCTGCCCGGTGTGCTCGCTCGCCTCCGCGGCGAGGAGCCGGCCGCGGCTCCGGCGACCCGGCCTGCTGCGGCCGCAGCGCCTGCCCCGGCGCAGACCGGTCCGCTCGGCGGCGGCATCGCACCCACCGAGGCGTACGACGCCCCTGACGCGCGCTACGAGGATCCGGTCGCGCGCATGAGCGAGGGCCTTCCCGAGGTCGAGGGCGACACCGACGAAGACGCCTGGGGCCTCACCGGTCGCGACTGA
- a CDS encoding GNAT family N-acetyltransferase, with the protein MAAFTVRPAIPDDGSFLADMVVEAANWRSGGIRPRPTVLADPASRAYVAGWQRPADRGVVALDGEGRPVGAAWYRLFAADAAAHGFVAVGVPELIIGVRPLWRAQGVGRALMQALAETARTAGFARLALSVEHGNFAESLYRSEGFVVVGSSSGRDTMVRSLG; encoded by the coding sequence ATGGCGGCATTCACGGTGCGACCGGCCATCCCCGACGACGGATCATTCCTCGCCGACATGGTGGTCGAGGCGGCGAACTGGCGGTCGGGAGGCATCCGGCCGCGACCGACGGTGCTCGCCGACCCCGCGTCGCGCGCGTACGTGGCCGGCTGGCAGCGTCCGGCCGATCGCGGCGTCGTCGCCCTCGACGGCGAGGGCAGGCCGGTCGGTGCGGCCTGGTACCGGCTGTTCGCCGCCGATGCTGCGGCTCACGGCTTCGTCGCCGTCGGCGTGCCCGAACTCATCATCGGCGTTCGACCGCTCTGGCGTGCGCAGGGCGTCGGCCGAGCGCTGATGCAGGCGCTCGCCGAGACGGCGCGCACGGCGGGCTTCGCACGGCTCGCGCTCAGCGTCGAGCACGGCAACTTCGCCGAGTCGCTGTATCGCTCCGAGGGGTTCGTGGTGGTCGGCTCCAGCTCCGGACGCGACACGATGGTGCGTTCGCTCGGCTGA
- a CDS encoding ABC transporter permease yields MSTIVEALEELRIHRGRVLLSLIGVAVAVCALTTVVGAGAIAEQAGREMQERGGGRPATVQMTPMSPNGSIDPETAEVAWRTALERHGIEYASRIGYGGLTVQFADGAVPVSMQVVDPDYGVMHRVRLSEGAWFVERDADRLAPALIVNEAFWKRLGSPALDTHPTVQLLGRGAATGVVTGVTPAQGEWDTEPTAFILSEGYLPLQPATPDPMMGAYAPSYEMWIPDGSADELTESMKQAFQSELGEGATVEGWRSDYGAMEGDPFLPLKLMVIGVAVVILLLGALGLLTIALVTVRGRIREIGIRRSFGATAGRVFFSVLMETVVGTFVAGVVGVGAAIAIVRSPLMGMALGGAEVQDMPGFPIEAALIGIGAAVAVGALAGLLPALGAVRVKVIDAIRF; encoded by the coding sequence GTGAGCACGATCGTCGAAGCCCTCGAAGAGCTGCGCATCCACCGCGGACGCGTGCTGCTCTCGCTCATCGGGGTCGCGGTCGCCGTGTGCGCGCTGACGACGGTCGTCGGCGCGGGGGCGATCGCCGAACAGGCGGGCCGCGAGATGCAGGAACGCGGCGGCGGGCGCCCCGCGACCGTGCAGATGACCCCGATGTCCCCGAACGGCTCGATCGATCCCGAGACCGCCGAAGTCGCGTGGCGCACGGCCCTCGAGCGGCACGGCATCGAGTACGCGAGTCGCATCGGATACGGCGGCCTGACCGTGCAGTTCGCCGACGGGGCCGTGCCCGTCTCGATGCAGGTCGTCGACCCCGACTACGGCGTGATGCACCGTGTCCGCCTGAGCGAGGGTGCCTGGTTCGTCGAACGGGATGCCGACCGCCTGGCGCCGGCGCTCATCGTCAACGAGGCGTTCTGGAAGCGGCTCGGGAGCCCGGCGCTCGACACGCACCCGACCGTGCAGCTCCTCGGCCGCGGTGCCGCCACGGGAGTCGTCACGGGAGTCACCCCTGCCCAGGGGGAGTGGGACACCGAGCCGACCGCGTTCATCCTCTCCGAGGGGTATCTCCCGCTCCAGCCTGCGACGCCTGATCCGATGATGGGCGCGTACGCGCCGTCGTACGAGATGTGGATTCCCGACGGTTCGGCCGATGAACTCACCGAATCGATGAAGCAGGCGTTCCAGTCCGAGCTCGGCGAGGGAGCCACGGTCGAGGGATGGCGCAGCGACTACGGCGCGATGGAGGGCGACCCGTTCCTCCCGCTCAAGCTGATGGTCATCGGGGTGGCGGTCGTCATCCTGCTGCTCGGCGCCCTCGGCCTCCTCACGATCGCGCTCGTGACCGTGCGCGGACGCATTCGCGAGATCGGCATCCGTCGGTCGTTCGGCGCCACAGCGGGGCGCGTGTTCTTCTCGGTGCTGATGGAGACCGTCGTGGGCACGTTCGTCGCGGGTGTCGTCGGGGTGGGTGCGGCGATCGCGATCGTGCGCAGTCCGCTCATGGGCATGGCGCTCGGTGGTGCCGAGGTGCAGGACATGCCGGGATTCCCGATCGAGGCGGCGCTGATCGGCATCGGAGCGGCAGTCGCGGTGGGTGCGCTCGCCGGACTCCTGCCTGCGCTCGGTGCGGTGCGGGTGAAGGTGATCGACGCGATCCGGTTCTGA
- a CDS encoding ABC transporter ATP-binding protein: MTLVEARGVGRTVELPDGRPLTILSGVDLTVSEGDRVSIVGRSGSGKSTLLNLLGLLDAPTEGELAFLGHDVRRIGSGARDRLRGSEVGFVFQQFNLLPGRTALENVQTPLLYSGGREFWRRERIARDMLERVGLGERLTTKPERLSGGEQQRVAIARALVRKPRLILADEPTGALDLETGAEVMSLIEAVAAETGAALVTITHDPTIAARSNRHFLLRGGRLESADADGTTSADDDAVAAEADDDAQAAVEIGVVA; this comes from the coding sequence ATGACGCTCGTCGAAGCACGCGGCGTCGGCCGCACCGTCGAGCTGCCCGACGGGCGGCCGCTCACGATCCTGTCGGGCGTCGACCTCACCGTCTCCGAGGGCGACCGGGTCTCGATCGTGGGCCGTTCGGGTTCGGGCAAGTCGACGCTGCTGAACCTCCTCGGCCTGCTCGACGCGCCGACCGAGGGCGAGCTCGCGTTCCTCGGCCATGATGTGCGCCGCATCGGCAGCGGTGCCCGCGACCGTCTGCGCGGCAGTGAGGTCGGCTTCGTCTTCCAGCAGTTCAATCTGCTGCCGGGGCGCACCGCGCTCGAGAACGTGCAGACGCCGCTCCTCTACTCGGGCGGCCGGGAGTTCTGGCGGCGTGAGCGCATCGCCCGCGACATGCTCGAACGCGTCGGACTCGGCGAGCGGCTCACGACGAAGCCCGAGCGGCTGTCGGGCGGCGAGCAGCAGCGGGTGGCGATCGCCCGTGCTCTCGTGCGCAAGCCCCGACTCATCCTCGCCGACGAGCCGACCGGCGCCCTCGATCTCGAGACCGGCGCCGAGGTCATGTCGCTCATCGAGGCCGTCGCAGCCGAGACCGGTGCCGCGCTCGTGACGATCACGCACGACCCCACGATCGCAGCGCGATCGAATCGCCACTTCCTGCTGCGAGGCGGCAGGCTCGAGTCCGCGGATGCCGACGGCACGACTTCGGCCGACGACGACGCGGTCGCGGCCGAAGCGGACGACGACGCCCAGGCGGCCGTCGAGATCGGGGTCGTCGCATGA
- a CDS encoding efflux RND transporter periplasmic adaptor subunit — translation MGVWRKWIFPTVRIVLVAVIAIALAKLAFFPDRAEAETESLTPTGSVAEPQVVVARGSIANDVVLTGTVNADAAAPVKATATGTVDEVFVAAGQKVTAGQKIYDIKVQDEPEPVEAAPGPDGAPVMTTPEPTFHFEKVLAPTAGVLSSLDVIAGQPVATGDVTGQVAPPTYNVTATLSPEQQYRLTSAPTEAVVTIAGGPAPFTCGGLVISTPLSGSGAGAGGAGAAGGAGGTGEETSGGTTVRCSVPGDVRVFPGLSAQAKISAGSADDVLVVPVTAVEGGAETGVVWLVTPEGERVEQPVKLGLSDGTQVEVVEGVAEGDQVLEFVPGAPGGTGEESCVQAPDGMMMCGTLTK, via the coding sequence GTGGGCGTCTGGCGCAAGTGGATCTTCCCGACCGTTCGCATCGTGCTGGTGGCGGTGATCGCGATCGCATTGGCGAAGCTCGCGTTCTTCCCCGATCGCGCCGAGGCCGAGACCGAGTCGCTCACGCCGACCGGGAGCGTGGCCGAGCCGCAGGTCGTGGTCGCGCGCGGTTCGATCGCGAACGACGTCGTGCTCACGGGCACGGTCAACGCGGATGCCGCGGCTCCCGTCAAGGCGACGGCCACGGGCACGGTCGACGAGGTGTTCGTCGCTGCGGGGCAGAAGGTCACCGCCGGGCAGAAGATCTACGACATCAAGGTGCAGGACGAGCCCGAACCGGTCGAGGCCGCACCCGGGCCCGACGGGGCGCCGGTGATGACCACCCCGGAGCCGACCTTCCACTTCGAGAAGGTGCTCGCGCCGACGGCCGGCGTGCTCTCGTCGCTCGACGTCATCGCGGGCCAGCCCGTTGCGACGGGCGATGTCACGGGGCAGGTCGCCCCGCCGACGTACAACGTCACCGCGACGCTCAGCCCCGAGCAGCAGTACCGGCTGACGAGCGCACCGACCGAGGCGGTCGTGACGATCGCGGGCGGCCCCGCGCCGTTCACCTGCGGCGGCCTCGTGATCTCCACGCCCTTGTCGGGCAGCGGCGCCGGGGCGGGCGGCGCGGGCGCGGCCGGCGGTGCCGGCGGCACGGGCGAAGAGACATCCGGTGGCACCACCGTGCGCTGCTCGGTGCCGGGTGACGTGCGCGTGTTCCCCGGACTCTCCGCGCAGGCGAAGATCTCGGCCGGCAGCGCCGACGACGTGCTCGTCGTGCCGGTCACGGCGGTCGAGGGCGGTGCGGAGACCGGCGTCGTCTGGCTCGTGACGCCCGAGGGCGAGCGGGTCGAGCAGCCTGTGAAGCTCGGCCTCAGCGACGGTACGCAGGTCGAGGTCGTGGAGGGCGTCGCCGAGGGCGACCAGGTGCTCGAGTTCGTTCCCGGCGCCCCTGGCGGCACCGGCGAGGAGAGCTGCGTGCAGGCGCCCGACGGCATGATGATGTGCGGAACGCTCACCAAATGA
- a CDS encoding ribonuclease J, with protein MPDVVIDPAPLEAGTLRIIPIGGLGEVGRNMTSYEIDGKILIVDCGVLFPEEHQPGVDLILPDFGFLKSRIDDIVGVVLTHGHEDHIGAVPYLLKLRGDIPLIGSQLTLALIEAKLKEHRIKPYTLTVKEGGHEQIGPFRLEFIAVNHSIPDALAVAIKTDAGTVLATGDFKMDQLPLDGRLTDLREFARLGEEGVDVFMVDSTNADVPGFTPLERSIGPVLDEVINRAPRRVIVASFSSHVHRVQQVLDAAWANHRRVALLGRSMVRNMTIAADLGYLKVPEGVLIDYKKAGNIPDDEIVYMSTGSQGEPMAVLSRMANRDHQIEIGEGDTVILASSLIPGNENAVYRVIDGLTKLGANVVHKANAKVHVSGHAAAGELLYCYNILKPKNVLPIHGEYRHLFANAKLAQDTGIPEKNTFIGENGTVYDLRGGELRVVGQLDLGFVYVDGSTVGEITDADLKDRRILAEEGFISVIVVVDASTGRVITGPEIHARGFAEDDSVFDDVKPKIIDALAEAARNGVRDSHALSQIVRRVLGGWVNRRLRRRPMLVPLVIEA; from the coding sequence ATGCCCGACGTCGTCATCGATCCCGCCCCGCTCGAGGCCGGAACGCTCCGCATCATCCCCATCGGCGGCCTGGGGGAGGTCGGCCGCAACATGACCAGCTACGAGATCGACGGCAAGATCCTCATCGTCGACTGCGGCGTGCTCTTCCCCGAAGAGCACCAGCCGGGCGTCGACCTGATCCTGCCCGACTTCGGTTTCCTGAAGTCGCGCATCGACGACATCGTCGGCGTCGTGCTCACGCACGGTCACGAGGACCACATCGGTGCGGTGCCGTATCTCCTGAAGCTCCGCGGCGACATCCCCCTGATCGGTTCGCAGCTGACGCTCGCGCTCATCGAGGCGAAGCTCAAAGAGCACCGCATCAAGCCGTACACCCTCACGGTCAAGGAGGGCGGGCACGAGCAGATCGGCCCGTTCCGCCTCGAGTTCATCGCCGTCAACCACTCGATCCCCGACGCGCTCGCCGTGGCGATCAAGACCGACGCGGGCACCGTGCTCGCGACGGGCGACTTCAAGATGGACCAGCTGCCGCTCGACGGCCGCCTGACCGACCTGCGCGAGTTCGCGCGTCTCGGCGAAGAGGGCGTCGACGTCTTCATGGTCGACTCCACGAACGCGGATGTCCCGGGCTTCACGCCCCTCGAGCGCTCGATCGGCCCCGTGCTCGACGAGGTCATCAACCGCGCGCCCCGCCGGGTCATCGTGGCGAGCTTCTCGAGCCATGTGCACCGCGTGCAGCAGGTGCTCGACGCCGCATGGGCGAACCACCGGCGCGTGGCGCTGCTCGGCCGCAGCATGGTGCGCAACATGACGATCGCCGCCGACCTCGGCTACCTGAAGGTGCCCGAGGGCGTGCTGATCGACTACAAGAAGGCCGGCAACATCCCCGACGACGAGATCGTCTACATGTCGACCGGGTCGCAGGGCGAGCCGATGGCCGTGCTCTCGCGCATGGCCAACCGCGACCACCAGATCGAGATCGGCGAGGGCGACACGGTCATCCTCGCGTCGAGCCTGATCCCGGGCAACGAGAACGCGGTCTACCGCGTCATCGACGGCCTCACGAAGCTCGGTGCGAACGTCGTGCACAAGGCGAATGCGAAGGTGCACGTCTCGGGCCACGCCGCCGCCGGCGAGCTGCTCTACTGCTACAACATCCTGAAGCCGAAGAACGTGCTGCCGATCCACGGCGAGTACCGGCACCTCTTCGCGAACGCGAAGCTCGCACAAGACACCGGCATCCCCGAGAAGAACACCTTCATCGGCGAGAACGGCACGGTCTACGACCTGCGCGGCGGCGAGCTCCGCGTGGTCGGCCAGCTCGACCTCGGGTTCGTCTACGTCGACGGCTCGACCGTCGGCGAGATCACCGATGCCGACCTGAAGGACCGCCGCATCCTCGCGGAGGAGGGCTTCATCTCGGTCATCGTCGTGGTCGACGCCTCGACGGGCCGTGTCATCACCGGTCCTGAGATCCACGCGCGCGGATTCGCCGAAGACGACTCCGTCTTCGACGACGTCAAGCCGAAGATCATCGACGCCCTCGCCGAGGCCGCTCGCAACGGCGTGCGCGACTCGCACGCGCTGTCGCAGATCGTACGGCGGGTGCTCGGCGGCTGGGTCAACCGTCGCCTGCGCCGTCGCCCGATGCTCGTGCCGCTCGTCATCGAGGCGTAG
- the dapA gene encoding 4-hydroxy-tetrahydrodipicolinate synthase has product MTSENPFGQVLVALVTPMTADGEVDWPGVEKHVDDVISAGADGIVVTGTTGETSTLTDPEKIRLVEVGKDVAAGRAKIITGGGSNETAHAIELYKHSERVGADGIMIVTPYYNKPTQAGILTHFRLVADATDLPVILYDIPGRTGVPIKYETILRLAKHPNILAVKDAKGDFSEVSRVLNQTDLMYFSGDDANVLPHLAIGATGLIGVTANIAPAPYRTIVDAVNRGDLATATAAHQQLEPLVRATMTHVPGTVAAKYILHGLGRISSPRVRLPLVGPEEWEAALIEDEIDHVQGIPGVDFHNFRPDRNAAAGGALPKVAGTTR; this is encoded by the coding sequence GTGACCTCTGAGAACCCCTTCGGACAAGTGCTCGTCGCGCTCGTCACGCCGATGACGGCGGACGGCGAAGTCGATTGGCCCGGGGTCGAGAAGCACGTCGACGATGTCATCTCGGCGGGCGCCGACGGCATCGTCGTCACCGGCACCACGGGTGAGACGTCGACGCTCACCGACCCCGAGAAGATCCGTCTCGTCGAGGTCGGCAAGGATGTCGCCGCGGGCCGCGCCAAGATCATCACGGGCGGAGGGTCGAACGAGACCGCACACGCGATCGAGCTCTACAAGCACTCCGAACGCGTCGGCGCCGACGGCATCATGATCGTCACGCCGTACTACAACAAACCGACGCAGGCCGGCATCCTGACGCACTTCCGGCTCGTGGCCGACGCCACCGACCTGCCGGTCATCCTCTACGACATCCCCGGTCGCACGGGCGTGCCCATCAAGTACGAGACGATCCTGCGGCTCGCCAAGCACCCCAACATCCTCGCCGTGAAAGACGCCAAGGGCGACTTCTCCGAGGTGAGCCGAGTGCTGAACCAGACCGACCTCATGTACTTCTCGGGCGACGACGCCAACGTGCTGCCGCACCTCGCGATCGGCGCGACGGGTCTCATCGGCGTCACCGCGAACATCGCGCCGGCGCCGTACCGCACGATCGTCGACGCCGTGAACCGCGGCGACCTCGCCACGGCCACGGCCGCGCATCAGCAGCTCGAGCCGCTCGTGCGCGCCACCATGACCCACGTGCCGGGCACGGTCGCGGCGAAGTACATCCTGCACGGCCTCGGGCGCATCTCGAGCCCGCGCGTGCGCCTGCCCCTCGTCGGCCCCGAAGAGTGGGAGGCCGCCCTCATCGAAGACGAGATCGACCACGTGCAGGGCATCCCGGGCGTCGACTTCCACAACTTCCGTCCCGACCGCAACGCCGCCGCCGGCGGCGCACTGCCGAAGGTCGCGGGAACCACCCGCTGA
- a CDS encoding dihydrofolate reductase, whose translation MSEADASAARTPKLGLIWAEAHGGVIGAGGVMPWHLPEDLAHFKAVTLGNPVIMGRKTWDSLPERFRPLPGRTNIVVTRNAQWAAEGAVRAGSIDEALASAAASGPEWIWGIGGGELYARLIDRADRLEVTELDLDLPGDAYAPSIDMSWRLVDTDDAANHLSRTGTGYRFRRYDRP comes from the coding sequence ATGAGCGAAGCGGATGCCTCGGCAGCGCGGACACCAAAGCTCGGGCTCATCTGGGCCGAGGCGCACGGCGGGGTGATCGGGGCCGGGGGAGTGATGCCCTGGCACCTGCCCGAAGACCTCGCCCACTTCAAGGCCGTCACGCTCGGCAACCCCGTCATCATGGGCCGCAAGACCTGGGACTCGCTGCCCGAGCGGTTCCGGCCCCTCCCGGGGCGCACGAATATCGTCGTCACCCGCAACGCGCAGTGGGCGGCCGAAGGGGCCGTGCGGGCGGGCTCGATCGACGAGGCGCTGGCGTCGGCCGCGGCATCCGGCCCCGAATGGATCTGGGGCATCGGCGGCGGCGAGCTCTACGCCCGCCTCATCGACCGTGCCGATCGGCTCGAGGTCACCGAGCTCGACCTCGACCTCCCCGGCGACGCCTACGCCCCGTCGATCGACATGAGCTGGCGGCTCGTCGACACCGACGACGCGGCGAATCACCTCTCTCGCACCGGCACCGGCTACCGCTTCCGCCGCTACGACCGCCCCTGA